A stretch of the Desulfobacter sp. genome encodes the following:
- a CDS encoding class I SAM-dependent methyltransferase, with protein MTPEIKKGGRHGFGHKGQGPTSFWMQSPEPLFDGLDIMPGQNILDLGCGAGEYTLEAARRTGTGGCVSAIDHWPPIVDGIKEAASAAGLPQIRPMTGDILNPPLPLKDNTIDLCMVFTVLHIFDLSCCKDKVFGELARIITPGGCLAILECKKEEWSFGPPVHMRLAPQEIEDYIEGWGFTKKDYKDLGFNYLLKFTLE; from the coding sequence ATGACACCTGAAATAAAGAAAGGCGGCCGCCATGGTTTCGGCCATAAAGGGCAGGGGCCCACCAGTTTCTGGATGCAGTCCCCGGAACCCTTGTTTGATGGTCTTGATATAATGCCTGGACAAAATATCCTTGATCTGGGCTGCGGTGCCGGAGAATATACACTTGAAGCCGCCCGCAGAACAGGTACAGGAGGGTGCGTTAGCGCCATAGACCATTGGCCCCCGATTGTGGATGGAATAAAAGAGGCTGCCAGTGCAGCAGGTCTGCCCCAGATCCGTCCCATGACAGGGGATATCCTCAACCCTCCTTTGCCCCTCAAAGACAATACCATTGATTTGTGCATGGTGTTCACAGTGCTTCATATTTTTGACCTTAGTTGCTGTAAAGATAAAGTGTTTGGGGAGCTGGCCAGGATAATCACCCCTGGTGGCTGCCTGGCAATACTGGAATGTAAAAAAGAGGAATGGTCATTTGGTCCGCCTGTTCATATGCGCCTGGCCCCACAAGAGATTGAAGACTATATTGAGGGATGGGGATTTACAAAAAAGGATTATAAAGATCTGGGATTTAACTATTTGCTTAAGTTTACATTAGAATAG
- a CDS encoding tyrosine--tRNA ligase, translating to MSVLSVLKERGFVEATTHTEELEDYLTNNRATCYIGFDPTASSLHVGSLVCIMALAHMQREGHRAIGLVGGGTGMIGDPSGKTELRKVITTEQVSENKTGIRSQLERFIDFSDDKALLVDNGDWLNDLKYIPFLRDVGRHFSVNRMIKAESYKARMDSEDGLTFIEFNYMLLQSYDFMRLSQEYDCFLQMGGSDQWGNIVAGINLVRKMTGKQAFGITFPLITTASGIKMGKTHKGAVWLDPERFSPYEYYQFWVNSDDADVARFLALFTFLPMEEIQTVKGLEGADLNPAKTILAYEATKIAHGEDEAIKAFKATVSVFGSITVPSNLLPTATIPRGTQSAGKDESVPATVYPMAEVIDLKPAVDLFCETALCKSKSDARRLVKQGGAYINGERLSAFDQIIGTKDLDGGEILLRAGKKKYHKIILK from the coding sequence ATGAGTGTTTTATCGGTTTTAAAAGAGCGGGGTTTTGTTGAGGCGACAACTCACACTGAGGAATTGGAAGATTATCTGACAAACAACAGGGCAACCTGTTATATCGGATTTGATCCCACGGCCTCAAGTCTTCATGTGGGAAGTCTTGTCTGTATCATGGCCCTGGCCCATATGCAGCGGGAAGGGCATCGGGCCATCGGTCTGGTTGGCGGGGGCACCGGCATGATTGGTGATCCTTCCGGAAAAACCGAATTACGCAAGGTCATCACCACCGAACAGGTGAGTGAAAACAAGACGGGGATCCGGAGTCAATTGGAACGGTTTATTGACTTTTCAGATGATAAAGCCTTGCTGGTGGACAATGGAGACTGGCTCAATGATTTAAAATACATCCCTTTTTTAAGGGATGTGGGGCGGCATTTTAGCGTTAACCGGATGATCAAAGCTGAAAGTTATAAAGCCCGTATGGATTCCGAAGACGGACTGACCTTTATTGAATTCAACTATATGCTGCTTCAATCCTATGATTTCATGCGCTTAAGTCAGGAGTATGACTGCTTTTTGCAGATGGGCGGCTCTGATCAATGGGGTAATATTGTGGCCGGCATCAACCTTGTCAGGAAAATGACCGGAAAGCAGGCCTTTGGGATTACTTTTCCGTTGATTACCACCGCATCGGGCATCAAAATGGGTAAGACCCACAAAGGTGCTGTTTGGCTGGACCCTGAAAGGTTTTCCCCCTATGAGTACTATCAATTCTGGGTTAACTCTGATGATGCTGATGTGGCTCGCTTTCTTGCCCTGTTTACTTTTTTACCCATGGAAGAAATCCAAACGGTAAAAGGCCTTGAGGGGGCGGATTTAAATCCGGCTAAAACAATTCTGGCCTATGAGGCTACAAAAATCGCCCATGGTGAAGATGAAGCGATAAAGGCATTCAAGGCAACGGTTTCTGTGTTTGGGTCCATTACGGTACCCTCAAATCTTTTGCCCACGGCAACCATACCCAGGGGAACCCAATCTGCGGGCAAAGATGAGTCTGTTCCTGCGACGGTATATCCCATGGCAGAGGTCATTGATCTAAAGCCGGCCGTGGATTTGTTTTGTGAAACAGCCCTTTGCAAGTCAAAGTCAGATGCTCGGCGCCTGGTGAAACAGGGCGGTGCCTATATCAATGGAGAACGGCTTTCAGCTTTTGATCAGATCATCGGAACCAAGGATTTGGATGGGGGTGAAATTCTGCTTCGGGCCGGGAAAAAGAAGTACCATAAAATTATTTTAAAATAG
- a CDS encoding helix-turn-helix transcriptional regulator, with translation MRELECPRLFHFKPLSKTNWPSDTPLSSATSREPVFGAHREICIRPGLWMSLINFTSSDHVSLAYEKQFPSIDFGFVISGNIQRNLNGPNPGPDPLQIQNGISGTRLEARQSGTFMVPAHHEQQILHIHMTLPFFRQVVKDESNMLPKALRDALKGDSKAEFTSIKPMAPDIQSVVYQLLNTSSNAYPWSLYLEGKSLELLSLHLAAMTGLTVAKLQAGFTQEYGMSVFDYFREYRMEKARQLLSQPLTNVSETAWQVGYVNVSHFSAAFKKRFGILPKHYLKMHRV, from the coding sequence ATGCGGGAACTCGAATGCCCCAGGCTGTTTCATTTTAAACCATTGTCAAAAACAAATTGGCCATCGGATACCCCCCTGTCATCGGCCACAAGCCGGGAACCCGTTTTTGGGGCTCACAGGGAGATCTGTATACGACCCGGCCTGTGGATGAGCCTGATCAATTTCACATCATCGGATCATGTAAGTCTGGCATATGAAAAACAGTTTCCGAGCATTGACTTTGGGTTTGTTATTTCCGGGAATATCCAAAGAAATTTAAACGGACCAAATCCGGGCCCGGACCCGCTGCAGATACAAAACGGCATCAGCGGCACCCGCCTTGAAGCAAGGCAGTCCGGGACTTTTATGGTTCCGGCCCACCATGAGCAGCAAATTCTTCATATTCATATGACCCTCCCGTTTTTCAGACAAGTGGTAAAGGACGAATCCAATATGCTGCCCAAAGCCCTGAGAGACGCATTAAAAGGGGATTCCAAGGCCGAATTCACCAGTATAAAACCCATGGCCCCGGACATCCAATCCGTGGTTTACCAGCTGCTGAACACTTCTAGCAATGCATATCCCTGGTCCCTCTACCTGGAGGGTAAAAGCCTGGAGCTGCTGTCCCTCCATCTGGCAGCCATGACCGGTTTGACCGTGGCCAAACTCCAGGCCGGGTTCACGCAGGAATACGGTATGAGCGTGTTTGATTATTTCAGGGAATACCGGATGGAAAAGGCAAGACAACTTTTGTCCCAACCCCTTACCAATGTGAGTGAAACGGCTTGGCAGGTGGGATATGTCAACGTCAGCCATTTCAGTGCTGCATTTAAAAAACGGTTCGGCATTCTGCCCAAGCATTACTTGAAAATGCACCGGGTATAA
- a CDS encoding IS3 family transposase (programmed frameshift) — protein MGASLGGQDSISDPEVPEKKPRRNFTASYKLRILQEVENCNESGGIGRILRREGLYSSNLADWRKARDKGLLNAMAPRKRGRKSKEKNPLATEVARLQKEKSKLEHKLKQAELIIEAQKKNFSDPGNPTKSGRPQRRRLMNAALTLSYDIGKKPSCEAFGVPRSSFYRFYSPKKHVKSKRGSSPLSLNPDEQQTVLDILHSDTYRDQAPYQVYASLLDKGEYYCSIRTMYRLLHKEHGSVPERRRQVNRPKYKKTELLATGPNQVWSWDITKLKSVTKWTYFYLYVIMDIFSRYVVGWMVAHREQTALAKRLIEKSCENQNILPGQLGLHADRGASMKSKGVAQLLVDLGVTKTHSRPHVSNDNPYSEAQFKTLKYCPKFPNHFGSIEDTRAFCQDFFGYYNKEHYHFGIGLVTPEQFHYGIAKEIYGSRCRTLKEAFIKNPIRFKGKIPRPPALPEAAWINKPEQEEKDKIGA, from the exons ATTGGTGCCTCCTTGGGGGGACAGGATTCAATCTCTGATCCTGAAGTTCCTGAGAAAAAGCCCCGGCGTAATTTCACTGCTTCTTATAAACTGCGTATTCTCCAAGAGGTTGAAAACTGCAATGAATCCGGAGGAATAGGTAGGATCCTTCGAAGAGAGGGCCTCTATTCTTCAAATTTGGCCGATTGGCGCAAAGCCCGGGATAAAGGACTTCTCAACGCCATGGCACCTCGAAAACGAGGGAGGAAATCCAAAGAGAAGAACCCATTGGCAACAGAGGTCGCCAGACTTCAAAAAGAAAAATCTAAATTAGAGCATAAGTTAAAACAGGCGGAACTCATCATTGAAGCCCAAAAAAAAA ATTTCTCAGATCCTGGGAATCCAACAAAATCTGGACGACCTCAAAGGAGACGACTGATGAATGCCGCCCTAACGTTAAGTTACGATATTGGGAAAAAGCCTTCATGTGAGGCTTTCGGTGTCCCTCGTTCATCTTTTTATAGGTTTTATTCTCCGAAAAAACATGTAAAATCAAAGCGGGGCAGTTCTCCTCTTTCTTTGAACCCTGATGAACAACAAACGGTTTTGGATATTCTTCACTCGGACACGTATCGAGACCAGGCCCCATACCAGGTCTATGCTTCTCTTCTTGATAAAGGAGAATACTATTGTTCCATCAGAACGATGTATCGGCTTCTTCACAAAGAACATGGTTCTGTGCCGGAACGAAGACGGCAGGTAAATCGCCCGAAATATAAAAAAACTGAATTGCTGGCAACAGGACCGAATCAGGTCTGGTCCTGGGATATTACCAAGTTGAAAAGTGTCACAAAATGGACTTATTTCTATCTGTATGTAATCATGGATATTTTCAGCAGGTATGTTGTCGGCTGGATGGTCGCCCATAGGGAACAAACAGCATTGGCCAAAAGGCTTATTGAGAAGTCCTGTGAAAACCAAAATATATTACCCGGTCAGCTTGGACTTCATGCAGATCGGGGAGCCAGTATGAAATCCAAAGGGGTTGCCCAACTTCTTGTCGATTTAGGGGTAACCAAAACCCACAGCAGACCGCACGTCAGCAATGATAATCCTTACTCTGAAGCTCAGTTTAAAACATTGAAATATTGTCCAAAATTTCCAAATCATTTTGGTTCGATCGAGGATACAAGAGCCTTCTGCCAGGATTTCTTTGGATACTACAATAAAGAGCATTACCATTTTGGTATTGGCCTGGTAACCCCGGAACAGTTTCATTATGGCATTGCTAAAGAGATTTATGGGTCTCGCTGTAGAACTTTGAAAGAGGCGTTTATTAAAAACCCAATACGCTTTAAGGGGAAAATCCCTCGGCCACCAGCTTTACCAGAAGCAGCCTGGATCAACAAACCGGAACAGGAAGAGAAGGATAAGATTGGAGCCTAA
- a CDS encoding transporter: MKKHCLIVLSILFILAMPQILLAGANTHYTNGIEGIKGGSVPPPGVYYKMYNVMYTADDSKDVNGNNQNIGFELDVFAVANRFIWVTHKKFLGGDFFMDATIPLIYTDISIAAANISDDEFGLGDICIEPLGLAWHGQMFDAAVSQAFYLPTGSYDPLEPASPGKGFYTSMTTVGGTLFLDQAKSWSFSVLARYEIHSDQEDKDFTPGDDFHFEWGLGKAFAKTWEAGIAGYCQWQVSDDSGTDALNPNVHDQVYAAGPEISVFIPKFKIFLSLRSLFEFEAQDRPEGNTTVLTLTKIF; the protein is encoded by the coding sequence ATGAAAAAACACTGTTTGATTGTATTGTCAATCCTCTTTATCCTGGCAATGCCCCAAATTCTTCTGGCTGGAGCAAACACCCATTACACCAATGGAATCGAAGGCATAAAAGGAGGCAGCGTTCCGCCTCCAGGTGTTTATTATAAGATGTATAATGTGATGTATACGGCGGATGATTCCAAAGACGTGAACGGTAACAATCAGAACATCGGTTTTGAACTGGATGTCTTTGCCGTGGCCAATCGATTCATCTGGGTGACCCATAAAAAATTTCTGGGGGGCGACTTTTTCATGGATGCCACCATCCCCCTGATATATACCGATATCAGTATTGCAGCGGCCAATATTTCCGACGATGAGTTCGGCCTGGGAGATATCTGTATCGAGCCCTTAGGGCTTGCATGGCACGGGCAAATGTTTGATGCGGCTGTAAGCCAGGCATTTTATCTGCCCACAGGCAGTTACGATCCTTTGGAACCTGCATCCCCTGGAAAAGGGTTCTATACCAGTATGACCACTGTCGGGGGGACCCTCTTTCTGGATCAGGCAAAGAGCTGGTCCTTTTCAGTTCTGGCCCGGTATGAAATACATTCCGACCAGGAAGACAAAGACTTTACCCCGGGTGATGATTTCCACTTTGAATGGGGACTTGGCAAAGCCTTTGCTAAAACCTGGGAAGCAGGCATTGCAGGGTACTGCCAATGGCAGGTCTCTGATGACTCGGGCACAGATGCCCTGAATCCGAATGTCCATGACCAGGTTTATGCCGCCGGACCTGAGATCAGCGTCTTCATTCCCAAGTTTAAAATCTTCCTGTCCTTGCGCAGTCTCTTTGAATTTGAAGCCCAAGACCGTCCAGAAGGCAATACAACCGTGTTGACTTTGACAAAAATATTCTAA
- a CDS encoding hydrogenase small subunit, translated as MKTDPKTRFYEKLEKKGVSRRDFLKYCTALTASMGLTYSCVGQVANQIEKAASKPRPPVVWLHFGECTGCSEAFLRTPDVGAIILETISVEYHETLMAASGHQAEENLHNAVEKYEGQFVCVVEGAIATRYNGAYGKVAGKTFLEIAREVVPKAAATIALGTCAAYGGVAAASPNPGGYKGVGEALDMTPINLPGCPTNPLNLLATIVKYLNKETMELDDLGRPAFAYGETVHDNCPRLKHYEEGNFVTQFGSKEAELGYCLYQMGCKGPETYNNCPTAKFNDATSFPIQAGHPCIGCSEPDFWDAMTPFYEES; from the coding sequence ATGAAAACAGATCCAAAAACCAGATTTTATGAAAAATTAGAAAAAAAAGGGGTCTCAAGAAGAGATTTTCTCAAGTACTGCACTGCACTGACCGCATCCATGGGGCTGACTTATTCCTGTGTGGGCCAAGTGGCAAACCAGATTGAAAAAGCAGCATCTAAACCCAGACCCCCGGTGGTATGGCTCCATTTTGGAGAATGTACCGGATGCTCAGAGGCCTTTTTACGAACACCGGATGTCGGTGCCATCATTTTGGAAACCATCTCCGTGGAATACCATGAAACTCTCATGGCAGCCTCAGGGCATCAGGCAGAAGAAAATTTGCACAATGCCGTTGAAAAATATGAGGGCCAGTTTGTCTGTGTGGTTGAAGGTGCTATTGCCACACGCTACAACGGCGCCTATGGCAAAGTTGCCGGCAAAACTTTTCTTGAAATTGCCCGGGAGGTGGTGCCCAAAGCCGCTGCAACCATCGCCTTGGGAACCTGTGCCGCTTATGGGGGCGTGGCTGCCGCAAGCCCCAACCCCGGCGGATATAAAGGTGTGGGAGAGGCTTTGGATATGACACCTATCAATTTGCCCGGATGCCCCACCAATCCGTTAAACCTTTTGGCGACCATTGTGAAATATCTTAACAAGGAAACCATGGAATTGGACGACCTGGGCAGGCCCGCCTTTGCCTATGGGGAAACCGTTCATGACAATTGCCCCCGGCTCAAACACTATGAAGAGGGAAATTTTGTCACCCAATTTGGATCCAAAGAAGCAGAACTTGGGTATTGTCTTTATCAGATGGGATGCAAAGGCCCTGAAACCTATAATAATTGTCCGACTGCAAAATTTAATGATGCCACAAGTTTTCCCATTCAGGCGGGTCATCCCTGCATCGGGTGCAGTGAGCCGGATTTTTGGGATGCCATGACCCCTTTTTACGAGGAATCATAA
- a CDS encoding (Fe-S)-binding protein has translation MLDTLRIVYKNNGIREQVKALIPDGNLSACLTCGACASGCPATGLQNMDPRKFVRMAVFGMDEELERHPWVWSCTMCKRCYDVCPMAINIPQLVFYLRSLWPREERPKGILGSCDHHVNSRGGAMGVPLEDFKFTVEDLAEECREEQEGFEDLTVDIDREGAYFALNQNSREPVTEPDELLPLWKILHTVGADWTYYSEFWGGENYCMFLADDHAWEKIVRAQAEHIDKLGCKIFINTECGHSFFAVWEGLRKFNIPHNFEFRSIVEYYAKWIREGKLAVNSDWNTTHIKFTVQDPCNVVRKSLGDKFADDLRYVVKKVVGSDNFVDMAPNKSNNYCCGGGGGALQAGYTEDRRQYGQTKFDQIMATGATYVVTPCHNCHAQIEDLAHHHEADYHTVHLWTLICLSMGILGENERTYLGPDLAGYGL, from the coding sequence ATGTTGGATACACTACGGATTGTTTATAAAAATAACGGGATCAGGGAACAGGTAAAAGCCTTGATCCCTGATGGTAATTTAAGTGCCTGCCTGACCTGCGGTGCCTGCGCAAGCGGCTGTCCTGCCACGGGTCTTCAAAATATGGATCCCAGAAAATTTGTCCGCATGGCTGTTTTTGGAATGGATGAGGAGTTGGAGCGTCATCCCTGGGTCTGGTCCTGCACCATGTGCAAGCGCTGCTATGATGTTTGTCCCATGGCTATCAATATTCCCCAGCTTGTTTTTTACCTGCGTTCCCTTTGGCCCAGAGAAGAGCGTCCCAAGGGAATTTTAGGATCCTGTGACCATCATGTCAATTCCCGCGGTGGGGCCATGGGCGTTCCCCTGGAGGATTTCAAGTTCACTGTGGAAGACCTGGCCGAAGAATGCAGAGAGGAACAGGAGGGGTTTGAAGACCTGACCGTGGATATTGACCGTGAAGGGGCCTATTTTGCCCTGAACCAGAACTCCAGGGAACCTGTGACAGAGCCTGATGAATTGCTGCCTCTGTGGAAAATTCTGCATACGGTCGGGGCCGACTGGACCTATTATTCAGAGTTCTGGGGAGGGGAAAATTATTGTATGTTCCTGGCCGATGACCATGCCTGGGAAAAGATTGTCAGGGCCCAGGCCGAGCATATCGACAAACTGGGGTGCAAAATCTTTATCAACACCGAGTGCGGCCATTCCTTTTTTGCGGTTTGGGAAGGCCTAAGAAAATTCAATATCCCCCATAATTTCGAATTCAGAAGCATTGTTGAATACTATGCAAAGTGGATCAGGGAAGGCAAGCTTGCCGTCAATTCCGATTGGAATACGACACATATCAAATTCACAGTCCAGGATCCTTGTAATGTGGTCAGAAAATCCTTGGGGGATAAGTTCGCAGATGATCTGCGATATGTGGTCAAAAAGGTGGTCGGCAGCGACAACTTCGTGGATATGGCCCCCAATAAATCCAACAATTATTGTTGTGGCGGCGGTGGCGGTGCCCTCCAGGCCGGCTATACGGAAGACAGACGACAATACGGCCAGACAAAATTCGATCAGATCATGGCCACGGGTGCCACCTATGTGGTCACCCCCTGTCACAATTGTCATGCCCAGATCGAGGATCTGGCCCATCACCACGAGGCCGATTATCATACCGTCCATCTGTGGACCCTGATCTGTCTTTCAATGGGAATCCTGGGTGAAAATGAACGAACCTATCTGGGACCGGACCTGGCTGGGTATGGACTATGA
- a CDS encoding IscA/HesB family protein, giving the protein MIIVSEKAQEQVNIYFKEKTIQPVRIFLNNGGCGGPSLAMALDNKKENDAVFTHGGLAFIMEKTLLEKASPVQVDYSGMGFTISSSLDLGTGCSSCGSNGSCCR; this is encoded by the coding sequence ATGATCATCGTGAGTGAAAAAGCGCAGGAACAAGTGAATATTTATTTTAAAGAAAAAACCATTCAGCCGGTAAGAATTTTTCTCAACAATGGGGGGTGTGGCGGGCCCAGTCTGGCCATGGCCCTGGACAATAAAAAAGAAAATGATGCCGTGTTCACCCATGGTGGCCTGGCCTTTATCATGGAAAAAACCCTTCTTGAAAAGGCCTCGCCTGTTCAAGTGGATTATTCAGGTATGGGGTTCACCATAAGTTCAAGTTTAGACTTGGGCACAGGCTGCAGTTCCTGCGGCAGTAACGGCTCCTGCTGCCGGTAA
- a CDS encoding hydrogenase iron-sulfur subunit produces the protein MVENRIKIVAFLCHWCSYGAADLAGVSRMQYPADIRVIRIPCSGRIDVKLILSALQEGADAVWVSGCHPGECHYLEGNYYARRKLILMANLMTHVGLGRDRILLSWISSAEASKFARLAKTLAQTIAKLGPNDKRMKKTA, from the coding sequence ATGGTTGAAAACCGAATAAAGATCGTCGCATTTTTGTGTCATTGGTGCAGCTATGGTGCCGCCGATCTGGCCGGGGTGAGCCGGATGCAGTATCCCGCTGATATCCGGGTGATACGGATCCCGTGCTCGGGCAGAATAGATGTCAAACTGATTTTATCCGCACTGCAAGAAGGGGCCGATGCGGTATGGGTATCCGGCTGCCATCCCGGGGAATGTCATTATTTGGAGGGCAATTATTATGCCCGTCGAAAATTAATACTCATGGCCAATCTTATGACCCATGTGGGTCTTGGCAGAGACCGAATTTTATTGTCATGGATCTCTTCAGCAGAAGCCAGCAAATTTGCACGCCTGGCAAAAACATTAGCCCAGACCATTGCAAAGCTGGGGCCCAATGACAAACGGATGAAAAAAACAGCATAG
- a CDS encoding nickel-dependent hydrogenase large subunit, translating to MGKRIIIDPITRIEGHLRIEVEIENGRVKDAWTSGQMFRGIEMMLKGRDPQDAHHFVQRSCGVCTYIHALSSVRAVEDACQIEIPENARIIRNLLHGAQYQHDHIVHFYHLHALDWVDIVSGLAADPVKTAKLSENVSGRPQTADYFREVQAKLSTFVNSGQLGPFNNAYWGHPAYKLTPEANLMASSHYLEAIKLQAKAARMHAIFGGKNPHPQSLVVGGVTCVGDLTPQRLDEFTDIWKETKAFVDEVYIPDLLAVASFNKDWAAIGGNNTTYLAYGDFPQQGINEDLLLPGGVLMGDLNPLPVDTRQITEDVTRAWYEKGEAKHPYEGETKPIQGEVTYNTEDQYTWMKAPRYDGRSAEVGPLARNLVAYTRGHKEVKALVDHVLNKLGVGVEALFSTLGRTAARGIETVVVGNAMGNWIESLKSNVGAGDKKTYQPWEMPDKARGFGLNDVPRGALGHWINIEKGKIENYQYVVPSTWNFGPSDGKNQKGPVENSLIGTPVADPKQPLEILRTVHSYDPCIACAVHVIDPHTNETYKVSVI from the coding sequence ATGGGGAAAAGAATTATTATCGATCCCATCACAAGGATCGAAGGTCATTTAAGAATAGAAGTTGAAATTGAAAACGGACGCGTTAAGGATGCCTGGACCTCGGGACAGATGTTTCGCGGTATTGAGATGATGCTCAAGGGAAGGGATCCCCAGGATGCTCACCATTTTGTCCAAAGATCCTGCGGGGTCTGTACTTATATCCATGCGCTCTCTTCCGTAAGAGCTGTGGAAGACGCCTGCCAGATTGAAATTCCTGAAAACGCCCGGATTATCAGGAACCTGCTCCACGGCGCCCAATATCAGCATGATCACATTGTTCATTTTTATCATCTCCACGCCCTGGACTGGGTGGATATTGTCAGCGGTCTTGCTGCAGACCCGGTCAAAACCGCCAAATTGTCTGAAAATGTCAGCGGAAGGCCCCAAACAGCAGATTATTTTAGAGAGGTCCAGGCCAAGCTTTCAACCTTTGTCAATAGCGGGCAATTGGGACCCTTTAATAATGCGTATTGGGGGCATCCGGCCTATAAACTTACGCCTGAAGCCAACCTCATGGCCTCTTCCCATTATCTGGAAGCCATCAAGCTCCAGGCAAAAGCCGCCAGAATGCATGCCATTTTCGGCGGGAAAAATCCCCATCCCCAATCTTTGGTGGTGGGTGGTGTTACCTGTGTTGGGGATCTGACCCCCCAAAGGCTTGATGAATTCACCGATATCTGGAAGGAAACCAAAGCCTTTGTGGATGAGGTGTATATTCCCGACCTTTTGGCCGTGGCTTCCTTTAATAAGGATTGGGCTGCGATCGGCGGCAATAATACAACCTATCTTGCCTATGGCGATTTTCCCCAGCAGGGGATAAATGAGGATCTGCTGCTGCCGGGTGGTGTGCTCATGGGTGATTTAAATCCCCTTCCGGTTGATACCCGTCAAATCACAGAAGATGTGACCCGTGCCTGGTATGAAAAAGGTGAAGCCAAACACCCCTATGAGGGAGAAACCAAACCCATCCAGGGAGAGGTCACCTATAACACAGAAGATCAATACACTTGGATGAAGGCCCCGAGATACGACGGCCGTTCCGCCGAAGTCGGCCCTCTTGCCAGAAATCTGGTGGCCTATACCCGTGGCCATAAAGAGGTCAAAGCATTGGTGGACCATGTATTAAACAAACTGGGCGTGGGCGTAGAGGCCTTGTTTTCAACCCTGGGCCGAACTGCTGCCAGGGGGATTGAAACCGTTGTGGTGGGCAATGCCATGGGCAACTGGATTGAGTCTCTTAAATCCAATGTCGGGGCAGGGGACAAAAAGACTTATCAGCCCTGGGAAATGCCGGACAAGGCAAGGGGGTTTGGTTTGAACGATGTACCCAGAGGGGCTCTGGGGCATTGGATTAATATTGAAAAAGGGAAAATTGAAAACTATCAATATGTGGTGCCCTCCACCTGGAATTTCGGACCCAGTGACGGGAAAAATCAAAAAGGGCCGGTTGAAAATTCATTGATCGGCACCCCGGTTGCCGATCCCAAGCAACCCCTTGAGATTCTAAGAACCGTACATTCCTATGACCCCTGTATTGCCTGTGCCGTCCATGTGATTGATCCGCACACCAATGAAACCTATAAGGTCAGCGTTATTTAA